A segment of the Ipomoea triloba cultivar NCNSP0323 chromosome 1, ASM357664v1 genome:
tcttctttttaatatttcaatcaattatattatttcatgtttGGTGAATTGGTGTCACTGATGTTAATAATCGattcaaatatatatgttcTTTTACCCGGTCATTCCATGGTATCAGTTTGAGCTTTGGACACACatgtaaaatattaataaaatgaaaaataatttttttttttttttaccttctaCAATTTTTTATACAGCTTTTACACTTTCAAGCAAGCTCAGACCACTATATTTTGTACCTCACAAACCCGACTAGtttcatttaaaataataataataattcataaaggtaaattgAATGTATTTACCTAACTATTTCCAATATTAAAGCAAAGTAAAATATTACCTTACCTCGGCTCTAAGTTTCAGTTATGGATTCTCTACTTGGGTCAGGTGAGAAGACAGCACTAAGACATTTTTTACCTTTCTCTAATTTTggaaattttgttttcttcttttgacAATACTATTTGGGCAAGgcaagatgatgaagaataCTACTTTTCTAACATGAATTGTTAAACAAACTCCATATTGTCAAGAATGGCAGTATGGCATTCAATTGGCCACCAAAAATAATGTTCATCCCCACactaaataaaaacatattagCTTTTGGTTTTCGTCTCCTATACAAGTTCCTGGTAGGGAGGAGCGGTGACTCGTGAAATTTGTTAATAAGTGTTGTAAACAAACAGCATTTTCGTTGTCTAGATTAATGATCTGTTTCTACTGTCGCCTTGCCCTTCATTGCAGCCAAGTCCCGCTCCTGCTGTTTCTTAAGATACCTTTGCGCTGTCGCGTTCACTATCTTAACGAAGAAGTTCAAAAGCATGATGGATACCACGGTGTTCCAAAGTGAAGCAAACGAGAAGTCCCACTTGCTCACCTAATGGGATGGATATATAAATGATAAAGATACTCGAGTTTCAACCACAATCGTAACAAATCTGCAAAATAAAGATAGTAAGCAGGCGTTTTAGAAATAACTTACCTTGATGTTTGAAGGCACGTGGGGTTTGGTTGCCATGTACTTCTCTTTCATGGAGTGAAGCTTGGTGATAAGATTAGGTAGGATGGAATCAATGCCGGGTACAAAGCTGAGCACCCAAATCAATTCATTTTCAATCCACTCGAGGAGTTGATTATTGCACACTGAAATAATAAACACAGTCTGCAGAATGCAGATGCACTTTAGATTTCACAAATGAGACAAGCCTAGCCTCGTAGCTGCCCCGAAGCAAAAAATCGAAATTAAAATGAGATACTTGGGATTTTGATTGTTGGCAAACCTGTATATGAGTTTTAACGAGAGCCTTTCCAATCAAAGtagcaaaaaaaaattcccagaACGGAATGCCAAATTGTCCACACATTATGCCAGCCAGATCAAATAGAGGATTAGGAACCTATAAAAGTGAAATCAAATCATTAATGGGGAGACAAGTAAAGCAACAGAATACCGGCATCCAAACTGAGGGAAATTATTCCTCAGTAATTCCCTTCCtttatgttttctttatttCCCACTTAAACGTAATGCACACGTTATATATACCAAGGCAAGCTCATAAAACCAGGGGCCTACTGTACAATAATATGCAAAACCCATTTTGTGAGGAAACCAAAACGATGCCAGAAAATTAAACTAACCGAAGCAAGTAGCAGGATTGTGCCAAAGTTCAAATATTGAGCATTTGAAAGAAACCAGTGCTTGATGTGATTTAAATGAGTGGCAAAAAATCCATTGTCTTCAGTCGAGGAAGCATCCAATTCTTCCATTCTACTGCCTGAAATTCTTGCTGCACAAGGATGTGGATATATATTAGCAACAGAAACTAGGTGAATTCAAGCAGTCAATACGGTAAaaaaactaagggtgtgtttgaaaagcaggaaaatgatttctggaaaatgagtcattttctagaaaacaatTTCATTTCCTGTGTTTGGTTGTATTCTAGAAAACTGTCTTTCTGTGTTTCgtccattttctggaaaatgagtagaattgtataattatatatttttattattttatttaaaatataaaaaatataaaataatattagttattattaaaaaaaaaacgtcgCTGCTCTGGTTTCGGCCGAAATGGGAGAGGGTTTGGCTGTCCCTCGCACGGAAAAAAGGGGTCATTTTCCATGGTCAACCgaaatcattttccattgaccacattttcccgacgttgccaaacaccgaaagcccggaaaatgatttccggaaatcattttccgggttaccaaacacaccctaaaacaAAAGAAGCATAAACTAATGGCATACTGGGATAGTTGTCAATGTTTACTCTTTAAGCTTAAGCCAGGGAACACATAAAACTGGCTAAGAGCAAAGTTGAAGACGAGAAGTGAGAACACCAACTTCttagatatatttataataatagtgTCAAGTAGGTGAAAATCTTTGATTAGCCTTAAATCTTCTAAGGGAAAGCTATGGATGAAAAATTAGACAATTTTCAAAAGAACAGCTAGGTAGATAAGGTAAATTTCTTTAGGATAGCAAGAAACTTGATCATTTGTACCTgctcttgaaataaaataaggcGGAAGCTCTCCAAGCGCAGTCCCAAGACCCCACAGTATAGCCTCTAATTGCACATTAGGCAATATACTGCTAAGTGGAACCCTTGCGCCACTAGATGGGGGAAATAATGGGGGTCCAAACTCTGAACACTCTTTGCCAAGCCATGAAGGGGTTCTTTTCAATTGTATTGTATCATATGGAGCACTTTTGATGTCAACTCGCCCACACTGCATTGCTTTTATAGTGAACAAAGCAATGTGAGGGCCAAGATAGAGTACAAATGTGTGCAAACCAGATCCTGTGgacaaacaaaatatataaatgagaTTCACTGATAAGGTGGctttaatacacaaatataattatataccagTTTGCTTTACATGGTAATAATTGGGCCTCATCCTAGTGCTAGTACTATAGTATTCTGAAATCAGGACAAAAATATTCTAGATCCTAGAACTGCCAAGGCTTTACATTTGTAGTAAAAACTGCCGACAATTGCATTGTATTAAACATGGTAGTTAATTAGCCATCATCTGCCATGCAGAGATAGTGCGCATCACGGGCTAATCCCAAATTATAACAAGCAAATGTATCATCATCAAGGCTTAGCATATCAGGTCTTTTGTTGAATAAAAAGGCTAGACCCAAAGCTCAAGGCTTTAACATCATCCTAAgcacaaaaaattacaacttgGCCACTGCACTAAACCTGACCTTGAATATCCTAAAGTTATACGAGAATACAAGGGAAGATATTAGAAGCATAAGAATTTAGAAACTGAAAGATTATAGATGCATAATCCTCCTAAAGCTAGCAAAATAGACCAGAGAGCATAAAATATGATTAAAGTAATTAGCCTTACCAAGTCCAATAGAAGATGCAACACCAAGGGACACCCACCACAGCCCAAACTGTACATACTTGAGAACTTCTTCAAAATGCTGCATAGATAAGTATAGAAGGAAAATTCAGACTGCTGATTACATATTCAAACAAATTATGACATCTTTCCAGTACTTCAGATATTTAGACAATAAACAGCGAGCAATGAGAGGTAGTCCTTCATTGTATTCTAGCTTTCAAAAATCAGTACGTCACATTTATAATAGCAGTATATTTCCAATCATAACAATTATAGCAATTCATTTaccacatataaatatataatacatttagAAATTGAAAGGAATCTACAATGCCAATACCTTTCCATGGAAACCATCAGTAATCACGAGCATTATCCCAGCAAGCACAACTACACTACTCAAAAGCATAAACCATACATGTGACAAAAGATATGCGAGTGACCGCCTGAGGTAGAGCACTACAGCAATAATGAAAAGCTTTGCTGTTTTGAAAGGCTGTGTCATAAGAGTCAAATTTTCTAGCTCACGTTGATGCTTCATTTGAAGGCCTGCAAAGCAAGAGCATTTCTATTATcataaaaaaactaataaaaaaaatagttctcTTTATTtcttctgtgtgtgtgtgtgagtgaggAGCTGTAAAAGAGATGgattctttattctttttccCCTTTCCTAGTTCAGCTTTAAAATTGCAGCACAATgcataaatacaataaatttttgAATAAGCCTTGCGTGAGACCATATCATGTGagacatgtaatactttttggCTAAAATATACTCCGCAATGCTTTTAATGGAACCattgaaaagtattacattttagcCTAAAAGTAATACACGTCTCATGTGAGATGGTCTTACACAAAgcttattctaattttttttataacacaCTAAAAAGTTGCCAGAAATGAATGGGTGGATCTTCATTCTTCAAGTCTAACTATTCTTAAAATGCTCAAAAACAGGAGAAAGTAATTTTAGCCCAAAACTAATGATATGTTCTGTAGAACTATCTAGATTTATTCAATAATTTCTGAATCCTGttttaaattatacattttttgtaAGTACTATTTATACCTATATATCCAAAACTAGTCTCTTATAAGTTCTAAGCAGGAAGTTAAATCCCATTCATCTAGGTCAATTTTCACTTGTTACACCACATCAGCTAACTACAAACTAGGAGGATATTCCATTCTCCATATTAATTCACTTGGTTGATACAGTTAAATGAAAAAAGGTGAAGGATTCTGTGGAAAAACCATCTGAAAGGAGTATGGTCATGGATTATACCATCACGTTTTTCATTTAAGTTAGAAACAGAATGAATGTCAAAAGCCTAATCAAATTCCAAATTTCAAGTTTCAAATACTTTGATGTTTCCCTCActtgaagaaaataaatacaagaTTTGCAACTTGATCCATTCAATCATTCATAAGCCAATTAGCTAAAGTTTGTATAGCATTATATAATAAAACAGAGGTTTTTAGAATTTTACAAACTCTTGGTACCCAATACCAAACTCTGAAAAGGGTATTTGACAATTCTTAAATCTATTACTTAGACCCATGAAGTACAGCTAATTTTAGCAACTCTTGTCACTAATGCAAGACTCTAAACTAGTCCTTGGCTCTACTCCACCACACAAGACTTGCTTGAAGTTATTTAAGTTCAACATTTCTCTTTTCAATAAGGGCCTACTCAAGAATACTACAGAAAAAATGGGATCTTTGATAATACTACTACAATAATAGAAAATatcttcaaaattttaaatgcatAGGGCAGATTAGCAGAATGCATGAGATGACAAATCAAAATgcaaataatgtactctaaaaagATATTGTTGTTGGCTTATGACCAAAAGAATCTTCTTTTATTAAGAAAATGCTCATTCGATGTCAGAATAGTTAGTGTACATAGCGTTTCATACTTTCATCTGACCAAGAAAACTTATCAATGGAACTAAACAAGTTCAGGTCAAGTACTCACCTTCAGTTAACAGCTATCGGAAGTCCATATATAACTACAAATTATGAAAATCCATAATTACGTCTGCtatgaaaagacaaaatgaACCTATCTGAGACAGTAAATACCTGACCACTGAATTTCCTCCACCTTGGACAACCAACTATTCAACACATTCTACAGAGCCATCTCCAATCAATTATGTGTATCTTATAGATTTCCTAAAACCTAACCTCTGCGATCCTACTTAAAGTAATGCCCCAATCTAATCCCTAAAAACATTCCGTCTCTGAGATTCAGAATATTTCCATTTTGTAGCTTTCAAAACTAGGGCACATGCATCAATTACAGATATTTCCTCCAAGGACGCATAAATCTTTCTTACGGGCACGCAACAATCATATTTACACTTGCAAGCAATCATAATAAATTTATCATAAGACAGTAAGGAGGAAAACTTGCCCGCTATCGACGTATCGTTCCCCTGAGAAACAGAGCGCGAATTCTTGGAAGAAGATGCTTTTTTCTTCGAACCCATTGCAAATTTCTGTTCCTTTTTCTAATCAGTTGCCGATATACTCTAGAAAG
Coding sequences within it:
- the LOC116001242 gene encoding vacuole membrane protein KMS1-like isoform X2, translating into MKHQRELENLTLMTQPFKTAKLFIIAVVLYLRRSLAYLLSHVWFMLLSSVVVLAGIMLVITDGFHGKHFEEVLKYVQFGLWWVSLGVASSIGLGSGLHTFVLYLGPHIALFTIKAMQCGRVDIKSAPYDTIQLKRTPSWLGKECSEFGPPLFPPSSGARVPLSSILPNVQLEAILWGLGTALGELPPYFISRAARISGSRMEELDASSTEDNGFFATHLNHIKHWFLSNAQYLNFGTILLLASVPNPLFDLAGIMCGQFGIPFWEFFFATLIGKALVKTHIQTVFIISVCNNQLLEWIENELIWVLSFVPGIDSILPNLITKLHSMKEKYMATKPHVPSNIKVSKWDFSFASLWNTVVSIMLLNFFVKIVNATAQRYLKKQQERDLAAMKGKATVETDH
- the LOC116001242 gene encoding vacuole membrane protein KMS1-like isoform X1, whose product is MGSKKKASSSKNSRSVSQGNDTSIAGLQMKHQRELENLTLMTQPFKTAKLFIIAVVLYLRRSLAYLLSHVWFMLLSSVVVLAGIMLVITDGFHGKHFEEVLKYVQFGLWWVSLGVASSIGLGSGLHTFVLYLGPHIALFTIKAMQCGRVDIKSAPYDTIQLKRTPSWLGKECSEFGPPLFPPSSGARVPLSSILPNVQLEAILWGLGTALGELPPYFISRAARISGSRMEELDASSTEDNGFFATHLNHIKHWFLSNAQYLNFGTILLLASVPNPLFDLAGIMCGQFGIPFWEFFFATLIGKALVKTHIQTVFIISVCNNQLLEWIENELIWVLSFVPGIDSILPNLITKLHSMKEKYMATKPHVPSNIKVSKWDFSFASLWNTVVSIMLLNFFVKIVNATAQRYLKKQQERDLAAMKGKATVETDH